A genome region from Ottowia testudinis includes the following:
- a CDS encoding PIN domain-containing protein, whose translation MSALIYLLDTNIVSDAMRNPFGPVAQRILGRPADDGPALGISVVVECELQFGLARKSSPRLQAAYEPLRAALRVWPLDDAVPPHYAALRAHLETQGTPIGLNNALIAAHALALGATLVSGDAEFARVPGLKVENWLKPLATPGV comes from the coding sequence ATGAGCGCCCTTATCTACCTGCTCGACACGAACATTGTCTCGGATGCGATGCGCAACCCCTTCGGGCCGGTGGCGCAGCGCATTCTGGGGCGCCCAGCCGACGACGGACCAGCGCTGGGCATCAGCGTGGTGGTCGAATGCGAATTGCAGTTTGGCCTGGCCCGCAAGTCATCGCCCCGCTTGCAAGCGGCCTATGAACCATTGCGCGCGGCGCTGCGCGTCTGGCCGCTCGACGACGCCGTGCCGCCCCACTACGCCGCCTTGCGTGCCCACCTTGAAACCCAAGGCACCCCCATCGGCCTCAACAACGCCCTGATCGCCGCCCACGCGCTGGCGCTGGGCGCCACGCTGGTCAGCGGCGATGCCGAATTCGCGCGCGTGCCGGGCCTGAAGGTGGAGAACTGGCTCAAGCCTCTGGCCACGCCGGGCGTTTAA
- a CDS encoding antitoxin codes for MSAVPNDLQPAAAPRRVKFFRNGANQAVRIPREFELPGDEATVRREGDALIIEPVEPVYPKGSVAALQQALRKLQALGPIDEEFPDVDEGLLPLDDIEL; via the coding sequence ATGAGCGCCGTCCCCAACGATCTTCAGCCTGCTGCCGCCCCGCGCCGCGTCAAATTCTTCCGCAATGGCGCCAACCAGGCGGTGCGCATTCCGCGCGAATTCGAGTTGCCGGGGGATGAAGCGACGGTACGGCGCGAAGGCGACGCGCTCATCATCGAGCCGGTGGAACCCGTATATCCCAAGGGTTCCGTCGCTGCCTTGCAGCAGGCGCTGCGCAAGCTCCAAGCCCTTGGGCCCATTGACGAAGAGTTTCCGGACGTGGATGAAGGCCTGCTGCCGCTCGATGACATCGAGCTATGA